The following proteins are co-located in the Dromiciops gliroides isolate mDroGli1 chromosome 2, mDroGli1.pri, whole genome shotgun sequence genome:
- the LOC122741982 gene encoding protein FAM136A-like, which produces MAESQQLRVQEAVDTMVKGLERENIRKMQGTMFRCSASCCEDTQASMHQVHQCIERCHPPLAQAQALVTSELEKFQDRLAQCTMHCNDKAKDLMDAGSKEQQVKRQLESCVTKCVDDHMHLIPTMTKKMKDSLASITK; this is translated from the coding sequence ATGGCGGAGTCGCAGCAGCTGCGGGTGCAGGAGGCGGTGGACACCATGGTGAAGGGGCTGGAGCGGGAGAATATCCGCAAGATGCAGGGCACCATGTTCCGATGCAGTGCCAGCTGCTGTGAGGATACCCAGGCCTCCATGCACCAGGTTCATCAGTGCATTGAGCGCTGCCATCCACCATTGGCCCAAGCACAGGCCCTTGTGACCAGCGAGCTGGAAAAATTCCAGGACCGTCTGGCTCAATGCACCATGCACTGCAATGACAAAGCCAAAGACCTGATGGATGCTGGGAGCAAGGAACAGCAAGTGAAGAGGCAGCTGGAGTCCTGTGTGACCAAATGTGTTGATGACCACATGCACCTCATCCCCACCATGACCAAGAAGATGAAGGATTCCCTGGCATCTATTACAAAATAG